In Mobula hypostoma chromosome 11, sMobHyp1.1, whole genome shotgun sequence, the following are encoded in one genomic region:
- the LOC134353968 gene encoding ras-related protein Rab-35-like isoform X1 gives MWTSLTGGKKTLWLMGWLIPRVGKSSLLLRFADNTFSGSYITTIGVDFKIRTVDVNGEKVKLQIWDTAGQERFRTITSTYYRNTHGVIIVYDVTNPESFVNVKRWLHEISQNCDTVSKVLVGNKNEDPLARQVEYADAKRFCDQVGIRLFETSAKENTNVEEMFNAVTFMVLKCKKDNLARLQQQNEVVKINKPKKKPAVKKCC, from the exons GAGTGGGAAAGAGCAGTCTGCTGCTTCGCTTTGCTGACAACACGTTCTCAG GCAGCTACATCACTACAATCGGAGTGGATTTCAAGATCCGGACGGTGGACGTGAACGGGGAGAAGGTGAAGCTGCAGATCTGGGACACGGCTGGCCAGGAGCGGTTCCGGACAATCACTTCCAC GTATTACCGCAACACCCATGGGGTGATCATAGTTTATGATGTCACCAACCCCGAGTCCTTCGTCAACGTCAAGAGGTGGCTGCACGAGATCAGTCAGAACTGCGACACCGTCTCCAAGGTCCTGG TGGGGAACAAGAACGAAGACCCCTTAGCACGGCAGGTGGAATACGCTGACGCAAAGCGTTTCTGCGACCAGGTGGGGATTCGTCTCTTCGAGACCAGCGCCAAGGAGAACACCAACGTGGAGGAG atgtTTAACGCGGTCACCTTCATGGTGCTAAAGTGCAAGAAGGACAACCTGGCACGCCTGCAGCAGCAGAACGAGGTGGTGAAGATCAACAAGCCCAAGAAGAAGCCTGCCGTCAAGAAATGCTGCTGA
- the LOC134353968 gene encoding ras-related protein Rab-35-like isoform X2, which translates to MAGRDYDHLFKLLIIGDSGVGKSSLLLRFADNTFSGSYITTIGVDFKIRTVDVNGEKVKLQIWDTAGQERFRTITSTYYRNTHGVIIVYDVTNPESFVNVKRWLHEISQNCDTVSKVLVGNKNEDPLARQVEYADAKRFCDQVGIRLFETSAKENTNVEEMFNAVTFMVLKCKKDNLARLQQQNEVVKINKPKKKPAVKKCC; encoded by the exons GAGTGGGAAAGAGCAGTCTGCTGCTTCGCTTTGCTGACAACACGTTCTCAG GCAGCTACATCACTACAATCGGAGTGGATTTCAAGATCCGGACGGTGGACGTGAACGGGGAGAAGGTGAAGCTGCAGATCTGGGACACGGCTGGCCAGGAGCGGTTCCGGACAATCACTTCCAC GTATTACCGCAACACCCATGGGGTGATCATAGTTTATGATGTCACCAACCCCGAGTCCTTCGTCAACGTCAAGAGGTGGCTGCACGAGATCAGTCAGAACTGCGACACCGTCTCCAAGGTCCTGG TGGGGAACAAGAACGAAGACCCCTTAGCACGGCAGGTGGAATACGCTGACGCAAAGCGTTTCTGCGACCAGGTGGGGATTCGTCTCTTCGAGACCAGCGCCAAGGAGAACACCAACGTGGAGGAG atgtTTAACGCGGTCACCTTCATGGTGCTAAAGTGCAAGAAGGACAACCTGGCACGCCTGCAGCAGCAGAACGAGGTGGTGAAGATCAACAAGCCCAAGAAGAAGCCTGCCGTCAAGAAATGCTGCTGA